A DNA window from Vigna unguiculata cultivar IT97K-499-35 chromosome 10, ASM411807v1, whole genome shotgun sequence contains the following coding sequences:
- the LOC114166530 gene encoding subtilisin-like protease SBT4.14, which translates to MNYKPKMSLCSCRNFPAPFLWFPLLLILLSNASADAVKQKNFYIVFLGDHAGSRDIALDTHLNILSAVKGSILEAKESMVYSYTKSFNAFAAKLSKDEAKNLSAMDEVVSVIPNQYRKLHTTRSWDFIGLPLTAKRKLKSESDIIVALLDTGVTPQLQSFKDDGFGPPPAKWKGTCDKHANFSGCNNKLIGARYFKISGKPDPSDILAPIDVVGHGTHTASTAAGTVVPDASLFGIAKGMARGAVPSARLAVYKVCWASDDCADMDILAAFEAAIHDGVDVISISIGGGNPNYVQDSIGIGSFHAMRKGIITVASGGNDGPFMATVANTAPWIVTVAASGIDRDFRSTIQLGNGKNFSGGGLTTFNPKQKQYPLVNGTDAARNSGSKENARFCFEGSLDPNKVKGKLVYCSLSGWGSESVVKGIGGIGTIMESDQVFDIAQIFMAPATIVNSSIGQIIMNYTHSTRSPSAVIHKTHEVKIPAPFTASFSSRGPNPASKHILKPDITAPGLNILASYTPMKSITGEKGDTQFSEFTLMSGTSMSCPHVSGVAAYVKSFHPDWSPAAIRSAIITTAKPMSQRVNKEAEFAYGAGQVNPTRAVNPGLVYDMDDFAYIQFLCHEGYNSSTLSVLVGSPVNCTSLLPGLGHDALNYPTMQLSVENNSGTTVGVFRRRVTNVGPAPTIFNATIKSPKGVEITVKPTSLNFSHTLQKKSFKVVVKAKSMASMKIVSGSLIWRSTRYIVRSPIVIYSP; encoded by the exons ATGAATTATAAGCCTAAGATGTCACTATGTTCATGCAGAAACTTTCCTGCTCCTTTTCTCTGGTTTCCATTGTTGCTCATTCTGCTCAGCAATGCTTCAGCTGATGCTGTCAAACAAAAG AACTTTTACATTGTTTTCCTGGGAGATCATGCTGGGAGTAGAGACATAGCACTAGACACCCATTTAAATATTCTCTCTGCTGTTAAAGGAAG CATCTTAGAAGCCAAAGAATCCATGGTATACAGCTACACAAAGAGCTTTAATGCATTTGCTGCTAAACTGTCCAAGGATGAAGCTAAGAACTTATCTG CCATGGATGAAGTGGTTTCTGTTATCCCTAATCAGTACCGCAAGCTACACACAACAAGATCATGGGACTTCATAGGATTACCTTTGACTGCTAAGAGAAAACTGAAATCAGAAAGTGACATAATTGTGGCACTTTTGGATACAG GGGTCACTCCTCAGCTTCAAAGCTTCAAGGACGATGGATTTGGTCCTCCACCTGCTAAATGGAAAGGAACTTGTGATAAACATGCAAATTTTTCAGGCTGCAATAA CAAGCTCATAGGAGCCAGATACTTCAAGATTAGTGGAAAGCCTGATCCATCTGACATATTAGCCCCCATAGATGTGGTTGGTCATGGAACTCATACTGCATCAACAGCAGCAGGAACTGTTGTCCCAGATGCAAGTCTCTTTGGCATAGCCAAAGGCATGGCTCGTGGTGCTGTGCCATCAGCAAGGTTGGCAGTTTACAAAGTCTGCTGGGCAAGTGATGATTGTGCAGACATGGACATACTTGCAGCATTTGAAGCTGCTATACATGATGGTGTTGATGTCATATCCATTTCCATTGGTGGAGGGAATCCAAACTATGTGCAGGACTCTATAGGAATTGGATCATTTCATGCCATGAGAAAAGGCATAATCACTGTGGCCTCAGGTGGAAATGATGGACCATTCATGGCAACTGTTGCAAATACTGCACCATGGATTGTAACAGTGGCCGCTAGTGGCATTGATAGGGATTTCAGGAGCACCATTCAGTTGGGGAATGGAAAGAATTTCTCT GGGGGAGGGCTGACCACCTTCAATCCAAAACAAAAACAGTATCCCCTTGTCAATGGGACTGATGCAGCCAGAAACTCTGGAAGCAAGGAAAATGCTAG GTTCTGCTTTGAAGGCTCCTTGGATCCAAATAAGGTGAAAGGAAAACTTGTATACTGTAGTTTAAGTGGCTGGGGCAGTGAATCTGTTGTGAAAGGAATTGGTGGCATTGGTACTATAATGGAAAGTGACCAAGTGTTTGATATTGCCCAAATATTCATGGCTCCTGCTACCATAGTGAATAGTAGCATAGGTcaaattattatgaattatacaCACTCCACAAG ATCACCATCTGCAGTAATACATAAGACACATGAAGTAAAGATTCCAGCTCCATTTACTGCTTCATTTTCATCTAGGGGTCCAAATCCAGCATCTAAACATATTCTAAAG CCTGATATTACAGCTCCTGGCCTTAACATCTTGGCATCTTATACACCTATGAAGTCAATTACTGGAGAGAAAGGAGATACTCAATTTTCAGAATTTACACTTATGTCTGGAACTTCTATGTCATGCCCTCATGTTTCTGGTGTAGCAGCATATGTGAAATCATTTCACCCAGATTGGTCTCCTGCTGCAATCAGATCAGCCATTATTACCACAG CTAAACCTATGAGCCAGAGAGTTAACAAGGAGGCAGAATTTGCCTATGGTGCTGGTCAAGTGAACCCTACAAGAGCAGTGAACCCTGGTTTGGTGTATGACATGGATGACTTTGCATATATCCAGTTCTTATGCCATGAGGGCTATAATAGTTCCACTCTATCAGTGTTAGTAGGCTCTCCTGTGAACTGCACCTCTTTGCTTCCAGGACTTGGCCATGATGCTCTCAACTATCCCACCATGCAACTAAGTGTGGAAAACAACTCAGGCACAACAGTAGGAGTTTTCAGGAGAAGAGTTACCAATGTTGGTCCTGCTCCAACCATCTTCAATGCCACCATCAAATCTCCCAAAGGAGTGGAAATCACAGTGAAACCTACAAGCCTCAATTTCTCTCATACTCTGCAGAAGAAAAGCTTCAAGGTAGTGGTGAAAGCAAAATCTATGGCAAGCATGAAAATTGTGTCAGGTTCCCTTATTTGGAGAAGCACACGTTACATTGTTAGGAGCCCTATTGTTATCTATAGTCCATAA
- the LOC114167111 gene encoding putative receptor protein kinase ZmPK1, with product MATTNSSNHFAEISNDVFMASSSTTFMAILLLFLYFHSSAALPLSVERPDEDVIVSSPKGTFTAGFRRVGENAYCFGVWFSQAEKHVVWMANRDIPVNGKRSSLSLLKNGNLVLSDAGQFDVWDTKTLSEKPLELHLHDTGNLVLREQTNRSSVLWQSFDFPTDTLLPGQLLTRFTKLVSARSEGNYSSGFYKLFFDNDNVFRLLYEGREVSSVYWPDPWLVSNNVGFGNGRTSYNSSRVAVLNDLGQFSVSDKFSLTTIDHGLLLQRRLTLDYDGNVRIYSRENGQQDWSMAGQFKSQPCFIHGICGPNSICSHDKAIGRKCDCLEGYSWVDSQDWSLGCKPNFQLTCDNKTEYRAVPLYEVDFYGYDYGTSFENYTYKQCEKLCLEVCECMGFQYSFAVENGHFWCYPKTQLLNGHHSPGFPGQFFVRLPKETAQENHLQNNNGLACPRNAEKLLERPYVKGKENGSVKFVLWFAVGLGGFEAVCIFLVWCFLFRSSNHLVSADQQGYVLAAATGFRRYTYSELKQATKGFSEEIGRGAGGTVYKGVLSDNRVAAIKKLHEFAEQGESEFLTEMSIIGRLNHMNLIGMWGYCVEGKHRILVYEYMENGSLANNLPSNSLDWRKRYNIAMGMAKGLAYLHEECLEWILHCDIKPQNILLDSDYQPKVADFGLSKPLNRNNLNNSSFSRIRGTRGYMAPEWVFNLQITSKVDVYSYGIVVLEMITGRSPMIGVQVTELGQESQNERLATWVREKRKKAPEGTCWVEQIVDPTLGSDYNLKRMEILATVALECVEEDKDVRPSMSQVVERLQNGS from the exons ATGGCTACTACAAATTCATCGAATCACTTTGCCGAAATCTCCAACGACGTTTTCATGGCTTCTTCTTCAACAACCTTCATGGCCATCCTCCTCCTTTTCTTGTACTTCCATTCTTCGGCGGCGCTCCCCCTCTCCGTGGAGAGACCCGACGAAGACGTGATAGTTTCGTCGCCGAAGGGGACGTTCACGGCGGGGTTCAGGCGCGTGGGGGAGAACGCGTACTGCTTCGGCGTGTGGTTCTCGCAGGCGGAGAAGCACGTGGTGTGGATGGCCAACCGCGACATTCCGGTGAACGGGAAACGCTCCTCGCTCTCCCTCCTCAAGAACGGCAACCTCGTGTTGTCCGACGCCGGACAGTTCGACGTTTGGGACACCAAGACTCTGTCGGAGAAGCCGTTGGAGTTGCATTTGCACGACACCGGGAACCTCGTGCTCCGGGAACAGACCAATAGAAGCTCTGTTTTGTGGCAAAGCTTTGATTTTCCCACCGATACACTCCTCCCAGGCCAGCTTCTCACCAG GTTCACGAAGCTTGTTTCGGCGAGAAGTGAGGGCAACTATTCCTCTGGGTTCTACAAGCTCTTCTTCGACAACGACAACGTTTTCCGTCTTCTGTACGAGGGTCGTGAAGTTTCAAGCGTTTACTGGCCGGATCCTTGGCTGGTTAGCAACAACGTTGGGTTCGGTAACGGAAGAACCTCGTACAACAGTAGCAGAGTTGCAGTTCTAAATGACTTGGGCCAATTCAGTGTTTCTGATAAATTCAGTCTCACCACAATCGATCATGGGTTACTCCTTCAACGAAGGTTGACCCTTGACTATGATGGCAATGTTCGTATCTACAGCAGAGAAAATGGTCAACAAGATTGGTCCATGGCAGGGCAATTCAAGTCACAACCTTGTTTCATTCATGGGATTTGTGGTCCGAACAGTATATGCAGTCATGACAAAGCAATTGGTAGAAAGTGTGATTGTCTTGAAGGGTATAGCTGGGTCGATAGCCAAGATTGGTCTTTGGGTTGCAAACCAAATTTCCAACTTACCTGTGATAACAAGACAGAATATCGCGCTGTACCTCTCTACGAAGTGGATTTTTATGGATATGACTATGGAACTTCCTTTGAAAACTACACATATAAACAATGTGAGAAACTGTGCTTGGAAGTGTGTGAGTGCATGGGTTTTCAGTACAGCTTTGCTGTAGAAAATGGCCACTTTTGGTGCTACCCAAAGACGCAGTTGCTAAATGGACACCATTCACCCGGTTTCCCAGGACAATTTTTCGTGCGTCTGCCAAAAGAAACCGCTCAAGAAAACCACCTGCAAAACAACAATGGCTTGGCTTGTCCGAGAAATGCAGAAAAACTACTCGAAAGACCGTATGTGAAAGGCAAGGAAAACGGGTCTGTGAAGTTCGTGCTTTGGTTTGCAGTTGGGTTAGGAGGGTTTGAGGCTGTGTGCATCTTTCTGGTGTGGTGTTTCTTGTTCAGGAGTAGCAACCATTTGGTGAGTGCAGACCAACAAGGGTATGTTCTTGCTGCAGCCACAGGGTTCAGAAGGTACACGTACTCTGAACTGAAACAAGCCACAAAGGGTTTCAGCGAAGAGATTGGAAGGGGTGCGGGAGGGACAGTGTACAAGGGTGTGTTATCAGATAACAGAGTTGCAGCGATAAAAAAGCTGCATGAGTTTGCGGAGCAAGGAGAGAGTGAGTTTCTGACTGAGATGAGCATCATTGGGAGGCTGAATCACATGAACTTAATCGGCATGTGGGGGTATTGTGTGGAAGGAAAACACAGGATTCTGGTTTATGAGTACATGGAAAACGGGTCTTTGGCTAATAATCTTCCATCGAATTCACTTGATTGGAGGAAGAGGTACAACATTGCAATGGGAATGGCAAAGGGTTTGGCCTATTTACATGAAGAGTGTTTGGAGTGGATCCTGCACTGTGATATCAAGCCTCAAAACATTCTTCTTGACTCCGATTACCAACCCAAGGTGGCTGATTTTGGCTTGTCCAAGCCCTTGAACAGAAACAACCTCAACAACTCAAGCTTTTCCAGAATAAGAGGCACAAGGGGTTACATGGCACCAGAATGGGTTTTCAACTTGCAAATCACTTCCAAGGTGGATGTTTACAGCTATGGAATTGTTGTGTTGGAGATGATAACTGGGAGGAGTCCAATGATCGGTGTTCAAGTCACAGAACTAGGGCAAGAGTCGCAAAATGAGAGGTTGGCAACATGGGTGAgggagaaaagaaagaaagcacCAGAAGGAACATGTTGGGTGGAACAAATTGTTGACCCCACTTTAGGATCAGATTACAACTTGAAGCGGATGGAGATTTTGGCAACAGTGGCTTTGGAATGTGTTGAGGAAGACAAAGATGTGAGACCTAGCATGAGTCAAGTCGTTGAAAGACTCCAAAACGGTTCTTGA
- the LOC114165553 gene encoding uncharacterized protein LOC114165553 has protein sequence MVAAMTQQSTAMMQQHEASMQRQAASLEQQQLVMQQMEATRAAVEDAYRQHMEFNGKTSPNAVDQWLKDLERIFDAKMCPIDNRLAFTVYMLTGEAEHWWMSMKSIMEERGEPVTWEAFRGKFLSEYFPDSVRYAKEVEFLQLTQGGKSVADYAEKFKHLNRFYTLPLDEEWRCQKFENDLRGDIRLMAKVIEKMKNEVEGQRPQQPQRIGGPSGSKPRHDERRRPYDRPHHQHQGSRGPPPLQGRV, from the exons atggtgGCTGCCATGACACAGCAAAGCACCGCTATGATGCAGCAGCACGAAgcatccatgcagcgacaggcaGCGTCGTTGGAGCAGCAACAACttgtgatgcagcagatggaggctacTAGGGCAGCTGTTGAGGATGCCTAtcggcagcatatggag TTCAACGGGAAGACTAGCCCAAATGCAGTCGATCAgtggctgaaggacctggagAGAATCTTcgatgcgaagatgtgcccAATAGATAACAGGTTGGCTTTCACCGTCTATATGTTGACCGGGGAAGCTGAACATTGGTGGATGAGCATgaagtccatcatggaggagagagGAGAACCCGTGACTTGGGAGGCCTTCCGAGGAAAGTTCCTCTCTGAGTATTTCCCCGACAGCGTCAGatatgccaaggaggtggaattcctccagcTTACACAGGGAGGGAAGTCAGTGGCTGActatgctgagaagttcaagcacctCAACCGCTTCTATACCTTGCCGCTCGACGAGGAGTGGAGATGCCAAAAATTTGAGAACGACCTCAGGGGagatattcgcttgatg gccaaAGTAatagagaagatgaagaatgaggtaGAGGGTCAGCGGCCTCAACAGCCTCAaaggattggtggaccatctgggtccaaaccCAGACATGACGAGCGGAGGAGACCATACGACAGACCTCACCATCAGCATCAGGGGTCTAGGGGTCCTCCTCCCCTGCAGGGTCGAGTTTAG
- the LOC114167110 gene encoding lysophospholipid acyltransferase LPEAT2 produces the protein MADADLTAPLLSPDHIVLTVHSSAAPSADGNPYRALGCDDELLVPPPTTLDPFRNGTPTVEGLYEWVKTVLCLPVALLRLALFGLCLAVGYVATKVALEGWKDKENPMPKWRCRVMWITRMCARCILFSFGYQWIKRKGKPAPREIAPIIVSNHVSYIEPIFYFYELFPTIVASESHDSIPFVGTIIRAMQVIYVNRFLPSSRREAIREIKRRASCDKFPRVLLFPEGTTTNGRNLISFQLGAFIPGYPIQPVIVRYPHVHFDQSWGNVSLGKLMIRMFTQFHNFFEIEYLPVVYPLDDKETAVHFRERTSRALATAMNAVQTGHSYGDTMLYLKAQEAKQENPSSYMVEVTKFEASFHVSSMEVVDFLDKFLAMNPDPSGRAQYHDFLRVLRLKACPLSAKIFSFIDVEKCGTITFRQFLYGSAHVMSQPGFHQACEEAFAGCGGAVKPYIVEQELRDFIQPVIISWNADEVNELFMLFDNDNDGRVDKNDFVSCLRRNPLLIAFFTPQPKQKEFEGNGVIEIV, from the exons ATGGCGGATGCTGATCTCACCGCCCCGCTACTCTCCCCCGATCACATCGTACTAACCGTCCACTCCTCCGCCGCTCCCTCCGCCGATGGCAACCCCTACCGCGCGCTCGGATGTGACGACGAGCTCCTTGTGCCGCCTCCGACAACCCTGGACCCCTTCCGCAACGGCACGCCGACGGTGGAGGGGCTGTATGAGTGGGTGAAGACGGTGCTGTGTCTGCCGGTGGCGCTGCTGCGGCTCGCGCTGTTCGGGCTGTGCCTCGCCGTCGGGTACGTGGCGACGAAGGTGGCGCTGGAAGGGTGGAAGGACAAGGAGAATCCCATGCCGAAGTGGAGGTGTAGGGTTATGTGGATCACAAGAATGTGCGCCCGATGCATTCTGTTTTCGTTTGG CTATCAGTGGATAAAACGGAAAGGAAAACCTGCACCCAGGGAAATTGCTCCTATAATTGTATCCAATCATGTATCATACATTGAACCTATCTTCTATTTCTACGAATTATTTCCCACTATTGTGGCATCTGAGTCTCATGACTCCATACCTTTTGTTGGCACCATTATAAGAGCAATGCAG GTCATATATGTTAACAGATTCTTACCATCATCAAGGAGGGAGGCTATCAGGGAAATAAAG AGAAGGGCCTCTTGTGATAAATTTCCTCGAGTTTTATTATTTCCTGAGGGGACGACAACCAATGGCAGGAACCTTATCTCCTTCCAACTTGGTGCATTTATCCCAGGATACCCAATCCAGCCTGTAATTGTACGCTATCCTCATGTGCACTTTGACCAATCCTG GGGTAATGTTTCTTTGGGGAAGCTTATGATCAGGATGTTCACTCAATTTCACAATTTCTTTGAG ATAGAATATCTTCCAGTTGTTTATCCCTTGGATGATAAGGAAACTGCAGTTCATTTTCGGGAGAGG ACTAGCCGTGCTCTTGCAACTGCAATGAATGCTGTCCAGACAGGACATTCTTATGGAGACACAATGCTTTATTTGAAAGCACAAGAAGCAAAACAG GAGAACCCCTCAAGTTATATGGTTGAAGTAACTAAGTTTGAAGCA TCATTTCATGTCAGCAGCATGGAAGTGGTGGACTTTCTGGATAAATTCTTGGCCATGAATCCTGATCCCAG TGGTCGTGCCCAATATCATGACTTCTTGAGGGTTTTAAGACTTAAGGCTTGCCCGCTATCTGCAAAG aTATTTTCATTCATTGATGTGGAGAAGTGTGGGACAATTACTTTCAGACAG TTCTTGTATGGATCTGCCCATGTGATGTCGCAACCAGGGTTCCATCAAGCCTGTGAAGAAGCCTTTGCTGGGTGTGGTGGTGCAGTAAAGCCCTATATTGTAGAACAAGAG TTACGAGATTTCATCCAACCTGTTATCATCAGCTGGAATGCGGATGAG GTCAATGAACTTTTTATGTTATTTGATAACGATAACGATGGAAGAGTTGacaaaaatgattttgtttCATGCCTTAGAAGAAATCCTCTTCTCATTGCATTTTTTACACCTCAACCAAAGCAAAAGGAATTTGAAGGTAATGGAGTGATAGAGATAGTGTGA